A window of the Cucurbita pepo subsp. pepo cultivar mu-cu-16 chromosome LG01, ASM280686v2, whole genome shotgun sequence genome harbors these coding sequences:
- the LOC111795889 gene encoding nuclear pore complex protein NUP155, giving the protein MTMEEDVVLRDVTNAGVVISDRISREVATQLDLEEALEASRYASDPYTTHPREWPPLVEVVDTWELPQVLIERYNAAGGEGTALCGIFPEIRRAWASVDNSLFLWRFDKWDGQCPEFNVEEQAICAVGLTKSKPGVFVEAIQYLLILATPAELILVGVCSSGGVDGTDPYAEISLQPLPEYTITSDGVTMTCITCTDKGRIFLAGRDANIYELHYTSGSGWQKRCRKICLTSGLGSVISRWVVPNVFKFGAVDPIVEMIYDSERCILYARTEEMKVQVFVLGPNGDGPLKKVAEERNLINQRNGMYGSRQSKGPRTMNRSVMPSIVCMSLLSTVESKSLHLLAVLSDGRRMYLTTSPSNGNLGAYNSSHQTPSCLKVVATRPSPPLGVGGGLTFGANSVSGRPQNEELLSKVETAFYSAGNLVLSDSSPPTVSSLLLVSKDPAAQSSMSGTSSLNARTSFALRETVSSLPVEGRMLFVADVLPLPDAAATMQSLYSQIEFGVSDFPDEHSEKAVGKLWARGDLSTQHILPRRRLVVFSTMGMMEIAFNRPVDILRRLFESNSPRSILEDFFKRFGAGEAAAMCLMLASRIVHCESLITNVIADKAGEAFEDPRIVGMPQLGGSTALSDSRTAAGGFSMGQVAQEAVPVFSGAHEGLCLCSSRLLFPLWELPVVAVKGISDSANTSHNGLVACRLSAGAMQILENKLRALEKFLRSRRNQRRGLYGCVAGLGDVTGSILYGTGSDLVSSDRNMVKSIFGTYSRNMESAGTGASNKRQRLPYSPAELAAMEVRAMECIRQLLLRSAEALFLLQLLSQHHLTRLVQGLDDSFRQAIAQLTFNQLVCSAEGDNLTTRLISSLMQYYTGPDGRGTVDDISGRLREGCPSYFKESDYKFFLAVECLERAAVTLDPMEKENLAREAFNCLSKIPESADLRTVCKRFEDLRFYEAVVRLPLQKAQALDPAGNAFNDQIDLAARERALSEREQCYEIIISALRSLKGDVSLKEFGSPMKPAASRSIPDMASRSKYICQIVQLGVQSPDKIFHGYLYRSMIDLGLDNELLEYGGPDLVPFLQNAGRHPIQEVRAVSALTAGASPIGQSGAVGASNEAKFFDLLARYYVMKRQHLLAAHVLLRLAGRRSSDPGDVPTLEERCQYLSNAVLQAKNANSSKGLATSTPDTLDNGLLEQLEGKLAVLRFQMKIKEELEALASRIEAVPSTSDSVQNEMIPDNDLVANSSIANTARQKAQELSLELKTITQLYNEYAVPFELWEICLEMLYFANYSSDDNTSIVRETWARLIDQALSTGGIAEACSVLKRVGFHIYPGDGAGIPLESLCLHLEKAALERLDSGVESVGNDDVARALVAVCKGATEPVLNAYDQLLLNGAMLPSPKLRLRLLQSVLVVLHEWAMSISSQTMGRSATAASLVLVGNYSLDQIAIANQGVRDKIASAANRYMTEVRRLALPQNQTEAVYRGFKELEESLVSSFSFSQF; this is encoded by the exons ATGACAATGGAGGAGGACGTCGTGCTGCGCGACGTCACCAATGCTGGCGTTGTCATCAGCGACCGCATTTCTAGAGAAGTTGCCACTCAACTTGATCTTGAGGAAGCGCTGGAAGCTTCCAGATACGCTAGCGATCCGTATACAACCCACCCTAGAGAG TGGCCCCCTCTGGTGGAAGTGGTAGATACTTGGGAGTTGCCTCAAGTGCTTATAGAAAGATATAATGCCGCCGGCGGGGAAGGAACTGCCTTATGTGGAATATTTCCGGAAATACGAAGAGCTTGGGCATCTGTTGataattctttatttctttggCGATTTGACAAGTG GGATGGTCAATGTCCTGAGTTTAATGTGGAGGAGCAAGCCATCTGTGCCGTTGGCCTCACCAAATCCAAGCCTGGtgtttttgttgaagcaatacaatatcttttaattcTAGCTACGCCAGCAGAG TTGATTCTTGTAGGAGTATGCTCTTCTGGTGGTGTTGATGGTACGGATCCGTATGCAGAGATTTCACTCCAGCCTTTGCCAGAGTATACTATAACATCAGATGGAGTCACTATGACCTGCATCACTTGTACTGACAAAGGACGAATTTTTTTGGCTGGCCGTGATGCCAACATTTATGAACTTCATTACACTTCTGGTTCTGGTTGGCAAAAGCGTTGTCGTAAAATTTGCCTTACTTCTGGTTTAGGAAGTGTGATATCAAG ATGGGTTGTGCCAAATGTATTCAAGTTTGGAGCTGTTGATCCCATTGTTGAAATGATCTATGATAGTGAAAGATGCATTTTATATGCAAGAACTGAGGAAATGAAAGTTCAAGTATTTGTGTTGGGACCCAATGGTGATGGACCGCTTAAGAAAGTagcagaagaaagaaatctGATCAATCAGAGAAATGGAATGTATGGAAGTAGACAGTCAAAAGGACCTAGAACTATGAATCGGTCGGTAATGCCATCTATTGTCTGCATGTCACTCTTATCTACAGTTGAATCGAAGTCATTGCACCTTCTAGCAGTTCTATCAGATGGTAGAAGAATGTATTTGACTACTTCACCATCAAACGGAAACTTGGGTGCATATAATTCCAGCCATCAGACACCAAGTTGTTTAAAAGTCGTGGCTACAAGGCCTTCTCCTCCTCTAGGTGTTGGTGGGGGTCTTACATTTGGTGCCAACTCTGTTTCTGGTAGACCTCAAAATGAAGAGCTGTTGTCAAAGGTCGAGACAGCATTTTACTCTGCTGGAAATCTAGTCCTCTCTGATTCATCACCACCAACTGTATCTTCCCTTCTCCTTGTTAGCAAGGATCCGGCAGCACAATCCTCCATGTCTGGTACTTCGTCCTTAAATGCAAGGACTTCTTTTGCTTTAAGGGAAActgtttcttctcttcctgTTGAAGGTCGAATGCTTTTTGTAGCAGATGTTTTACCCTTACCAGATGCTGCAGCCACTATGCAGTCTTTATATTCACAGATTGAATTTGGGGTGTCGGATTTCCCAGATGAGCATAGTGAAAAAGCAGTTGGAAAACTGTGGGCAAGAGGAGATCTATCTACCCAACACATATTACCTAGGAGGAGACTTGTTGTATTCAGTACCATGGGCATGATGGAGATAGCTTTCAACAGGCCTGTAGATATTTTGAGAAGGTTGTTTGAGTCTAATTCGCCAAGATCAATTTTAGAAGACTTCTTCAAAAGGTTCGGAGCTGGTGAAGCAGCTGCCATGTGTCTAATGTTGGCTTCAAGGATTGTCCATTGTGAAAGTCTCATAACCAATGTCATTGCAGACAAGGCAGGTGAAGCTTTTGAGGATCCGAGAATAGTTGGAATGCCTCAACTTGGAGGCAGTACTGCCTTGTCAGACTCAAGAACTGCTGCTGGTGGGTTTAGCATGGGTCAGGTTGCTCAGGAGGCTGTGCCAGTTTTTTCAGGTGCACATGAAGGACTTTGCTTATGCTCATCAAGATTGCTTTTTCCACTCTGGGAACTTCCTGTCGTGGCGGTTAAAGGTATCTCAGATTCCGCAAATACTTCACACAATGGACTAGTTGCATGTAGACTTTCTGCTGGAGCCATGCAAATCCTTGAGAACAAGCTCCGTGCTCTTGAGAAGTTCCTAAGGTCGAGAAGGAACCAGCGAAGAGGTCTTTACGGTTGTGTAGCTGGCTTGGGAGATGTTACAGGTTCAATTCTTTATGGTACTGGTTCAGATCTTGTTTCTAGTGATCGGAATATGGTGAAAAGCATTTTTGGTACATACTCAAGAAACATGGAATCTGCTGGGACTGGAGCTTCTAATAAAAGGCAGAGATTACCTTACAGCCCTGCTGAGTTGGCAGCCATGGAG GTTAGGGCAATGGAATGTATCAGGCAGCTGCTGCTGAGATCTGCTGAAGCTTTATTTTTGCTTCAGCTTCTTTCTCAACACCACTTAACACGCTTGGTTCAGGGCTTAGATGATAGTTTTAGGCAGGCAATAGCTCAATTGACTTTTAATCAGCTTGTTTGTTCAGCAGAGGGCGATAATCTGACTACAAGACTTATATCTTCTCTAATGCAG TACTATACTGGTCCTGATGGCAGGGGAACTGTAGATGACATTAGTGGGAGATTAAGGGAAGGCTGTCCAAGCTACTTTAAAGAGTCTGactataaatttttcttaGCCGTGGAGTGTCTGGAGAGAGCTGCTGTAACTCTTGACCCAATGGAGAAAGAGAATCTTGCTAGGGAAGCCTTTAATTGTCTGAGTAAAATTCCAGAGTCTGCGGATTTACGAACTGTATGCAAACGCTTTGAGGATTTAAG ATTCTATGAAGCTGTAGTTCGTTTGCCTCTGCAGAAGGCCCAGGCTCTTGACCCTGCAGGCAATGCTTTCAATGATCAAATTGATTTGGCTGCTCGAGAACGCGCACTTTCTGAGCGTGAGCAATGCTATGAGATTATTATAAGTGCTCTACGTTCACTAAAAGGTGATGTCTCACTGAAGGAATTTGGGTCTCCTATGAAGCCTGCTGCTTCAAGGTCCATTCCTGATATGGCATCACGTAGTAAATATATATGCCAGATTGTTCAGCTTGGAGTTCAATCCCCGGACAAAATTTTCCATGGTTACTTGTATCGGTCGATGATTGATTTGGGGCTTGACAATGAATTGTTAGAATATGGGGGACCAGATTTGGTACCGTTCCTTCAAAATGCTGGACGGCATCCTATACAAGag GTTCGAGCTGTCTCAGCTTTAACAGCTGGGGCTTCTCCAATTGGCCAGTCTGGAGCAGTTGGCGCATCAAATGAAGCCAAATTTTTTGATCTCTTAGCTCGCTACTATGTTATGAAGCGGCAACATTTGCTTGCTGCTCATGTGCTGCTAAGATTAGCTGGTAGACGCTCTTCTGATCCTGGGGATGTTCCTACTTTGGAGGAGAG GTGCCAATACTTGAGCAATGCAGTTTTACAAGCAAAGAATGCAAACAGTAGCAAGGGGTTGGCAACTTCTACCCCTGATACCTTAGACAATGGATTGCTTGAACAGCTTGAAGGGAAACTTGCTGTTCTTCGTTTCCAGATGAAAATTAAGGAGGAACTGGAGGCTTTAGCTTCAAGAATAGAAGCCGTGCCAAGTACATCTGATTCAGTCCAAAATGAAATGATCCCAGATAATGATTTGGTTGCTAATTCCAGTATTGCAAATACAGCTCGGCAAAAGGCCCAAGAGCTCTCATTAGAGTTAAAGACTATAACTCAGCTATATAATGAATATGCCGTTCCATTTGAGCTATGGGAG ATATGTTTGGAAATGTTGTACTTCGCAAACTATTCTTCTGATGACAATACTAGTATTGTCAGAGAAACTTGGGCTCGATTAATTGACCAAGCTCTTTCTACTGGTGGCATCGCTGAAGCTTGTTCAGTACTTAAAAGGGTTGGCTTCCACATTTACCCCGGCGATGGAGCTGGAATACCTTTGGAGTCTCTTTGTCTTCACCTTGAGAAGGCTGCATTG